The nucleotide sequence GAAAATTTTTGCGCGTTTGAACAAGCCGGTAGTTACTTTTGGGCACACCGGCATCCGACTCTAGAAAAATTGAGCACAGGCGAAAATGTTGAAACTATTTTGCGCGAGCATCCTTTAGTATACGATTTGCGTGCCAGACTTTCAACGATTACTCCAATTATCCCTTCGTTTACTGTTACCGCAGAAATTCCTGCGTATGTATTTCAAGTTAGTACAGGCTCCTTTCCTGAGCCATTTACGATTACAACATCAACATCAACATCTACTGTTACAACAACGACTTCAACTACTGTAACGACAACAACGTCTACTACCTCTACATCTACTACCAAGACGTCAACAACATCAACGACTGCAACATCTACAACTCGGACAACTACGACATCTACTTCTACGACATCTACTTCTTCGACTAGTACTACTTCTTCAACTTCCACTACTGTCTGTAATTTAAATGGCGGCATTTGCAATGCTCCACCTTATTGCGTTTACCCTAATGGCCCATTCAATTGTTGTTTTGACGCAGCACATTGCAGTTGCAAGTCTTGCGCTGGGGGCGGTTAGAATGCATAAGATAATTTCTATGAGGAATGAGTCAGGCGCAATCCTATTAATTACAGCTTTTATTGCTGTTGTTTTAGTGATCTTTCTTGCCTTAGTAATTGACGTTTCTTTGATGTTTGTCACCCAAGATCAGCTTCAACGAGTGATCGATCATGCTACGATGGGGGGACTTAAATCATTTCTCGATCAAAATACATTAAATCTTCGTCCTGCGTCAGCTCGTGATCGTGCGAAGGAAATTTTTGAATCGAGGCACAACAGGCTTTTTGCTCAAGCGCTATTCAAAAATCCTGGCTCCTTGCAGTCGGATATCCAGTATGCTGGTGGTGGCGGTGGAGGTAGCAATGGAAAAATCTATTTCGGTCGCTGGCATAGCGCTGAGCCTCCCAATGGATGCACCGGCTATCTTTCTGAAGATGCGCAATGCCCATGCGTTGGCGGGGCGTATGTCAATAAAAAATGTTTTGAAAACCGTACCGCAAAAGCAGTGGCTGGTGCAACTGATGCTAACATTGATGCAATTAAAATCGAGTATCACCTAGCGAGTGCTAACCCCTTTCAAACAATTTTTGCCCGTGTTGTTGGATTAAATGAATTAGTCACTGGCGTGACTAGTATTGCAGCAATTACGCCACGACACGGCTATGCTGAAATCGATGGGTCAGTTTCGATTACTCAAGAAAACTTTCGCGCGATTGGTGCAACTGGCGGCTATGAATACCCGAATGGAAATTATCACCGTGCTGAAGCAAAATATGCTTTTGGGTTACAGCCGGGTCAAGATTGCGCTTCAAATCCAGCGATTGTAACAAGTTGTATTAGCAATCCTGATACATGCCCACTTGATAATAATGACGATTTAAGGATTCAGTGGACTGACAGCACTTCGATTGGAAATCTTCCTGGTATCCGTAATTGTTTTCCACCCTATAGCCAAACAGGAGACCCGGCTTGCTTTGCAGGTCATCAGATCCGTCATTATCGCGATGATTATCAGTGCGTTGAGGCTAAGCGCAAAGATACTAGTGGCAATGTTATCGCTCGTGATTATTCTTTAGTGGCGAATTATCGAGAGACTGGTGCGAATGGAGTGCATATTGGTCCGCAACCGTATACTCGAGTACTCAAGACAGTTAATCTTTTTGCGCAACGCTTCCGCGACCGCAAACAAACTGGCGATTTATTTGGCATGAGTTTTTTCGACCACGAACCAAATTTTATCCCCAACCGTCAATTCCGCTTGGAAGTTCCAAGTGATAGTAATTCCGAATTTATTAATTTATTAAAAGTAACAGATGTTTCTTTTGATACCTGGACAACAGGAGTGACCTGGCAACAACGACTCAAGTATCGCAATGAAGAACGTTATTATATTCCGCGTACCAATGCTTACACCGACATTTTATTAGCTCTTCAACAAGCTTCCAGTGCGCTTGCAGCTGAACGGACTGGCCAAGTCGATTCCTTTATTATTTTATTCACTGATGGTTTGACGAATTGCATCACTCAAGGATCTAATCGCGCATGTCAAAATACGGAACAGTACCATCGAGCTTCAATG is from bacterium and encodes:
- a CDS encoding pilus assembly protein is translated as MLEFLLVAFIFFILIFGFLDFSRALAVKNTLNRAASAAVNLAATIPDIQLDIRQQTGETCDPGNPNDPCTKRRNQYKAARDRIVDTALGITRATFISDPDQSNLATLTWFCADSITREESDDCNAAISNNNCRTDSAKRRAGMLIRPGENFCAFEQAGSYFWAHRHPTLEKLSTGENVETILREHPLVYDLRARLSTITPIIPSFTVTAEIPAYVFQVSTGSFPEPFTITTSTSTSTVTTTTSTTVTTTTSTTSTSTTKTSTTSTTATSTTRTTTTSTSTTSTSSTSTTSSTSTTVCNLNGGICNAPPYCVYPNGPFNCCFDAAHCSCKSCAGGG
- a CDS encoding VWA domain-containing protein — its product is MRNESGAILLITAFIAVVLVIFLALVIDVSLMFVTQDQLQRVIDHATMGGLKSFLDQNTLNLRPASARDRAKEIFESRHNRLFAQALFKNPGSLQSDIQYAGGGGGGSNGKIYFGRWHSAEPPNGCTGYLSEDAQCPCVGGAYVNKKCFENRTAKAVAGATDANIDAIKIEYHLASANPFQTIFARVVGLNELVTGVTSIAAITPRHGYAEIDGSVSITQENFRAIGATGGYEYPNGNYHRAEAKYAFGLQPGQDCASNPAIVTSCISNPDTCPLDNNDDLRIQWTDSTSIGNLPGIRNCFPPYSQTGDPACFAGHQIRHYRDDYQCVEAKRKDTSGNVIARDYSLVANYRETGANGVHIGPQPYTRVLKTVNLFAQRFRDRKQTGDLFGMSFFDHEPNFIPNRQFRLEVPSDSNSEFINLLKVTDVSFDTWTTGVTWQQRLKYRNEERYYIPRTNAYTDILLALQQASSALAAERTGQVDSFIILFTDGLTNCITQGSNRACQNTEQYHRASMSEVVNFAINSLAPSRVALHTMLIGEDVGGHTLVRDDGASAGDGDCLNEAQTRNLGRGALTDYRTGPSYGGGNWGQTKYFYPNRLSEASVVTKGLYLPLRPPLLDNLGNPINLSSWITQKCKDSTVSRGNIVNCSGGDCTYNTGTTNPVVLDKFGRLLYDPYGRTYDEQAQAFVDAIFTKSTFAIVDN